The DNA sequence ATAGTAATAGATGACAAACCCGCGATTTAAGTCCGGGTTTTGTCGTCTAATGTGCCACCAAAATCGTGATGCTTTGATTAAAGAAGTGAGTATTTCACTGCTGATGGCAGCTATAAAACCGGTTGTTGCCTTGTCAGCTCCCGGCCTCGCTGCTTTCGGTATTGATACGAGCAGGACCCTGTCGTCCCAGAATTCCCTGGATAATCCATCCCTGTTGGTCGTTGATTCGACAAAGCGCGTATTCCCTATTTATTTTTGTGGTGAAGAGGTTCCCGTCGATGAACCGCGCGTGTCGCGCCGGTGGTTGCAAACCCTCCGCACCTACGGTGCTCAGCAGGAATGCCTCTTCGATCTGCGACGTCGGGCGTCTACCTTCTTCCCGATTATTGACCCGATCCTGCGGAAGTACAAGATTCCCCGTGATTTTCGGTTTATGCCACTGGCAGAGAGTGCGCTTATCAACGACTGCGTATCGCCCCGGGGCGCGTCGGGCTACTGGCAGCTGATGCCCGGTACGGCCCGCGAACTGGGTCTTACGGTCAACGGCGATGTGGATGAACGCTATAACCTCCAGAAAGCTACCGTAGCCGTTTGTCGGTATCTCCACCAACTCTACCGGCAGCTGGGTTCCTGGACCCTCGTGGCAGCGGCTTACAACGGCGGAATCACCCACGTTCAGAACCGGATGCAGCAACAGGGACAAACCAACTACTACCGGCTGCGGCTGCACCGCGAAACGAGCCACTACCTGTTCCGGATTCTGGCGTACAAAGAGCTGCTCAGCAACTCCCGGCAGTATGCCGTTCTGCTGCGGGGTTCTACCATCGAGCAGTTGACGAAACCGCTGCCGACCTGGAACAAACCCCTGGCGCTGTCGAAGAAAATCAAGGACTCCCCCACCGTTGAGTTAGTCGACGATGACTACACCGATCCAACCTGGGGTCCCCGTCCCAACACGACCTTAACCAAAACCCCGTCGGATACCCAGCAGCTCATTGCCCAGGCAACGTCGGCAGCGGCTCCGCCGGATGCCCCGGCGGCCGACCTGGAGAAGCAACGCACGGGCCTTCCCATCCGGAAGCTTATGATGGGCCTCATGGTCCTCCGGTTCCGGCGGCCCCGTTTCCTCCCAAAGAAAGAAAAAGGCGGCACCCGCCCGCTTCACTTCTGGGACTGGTTATAATCCTTTTTTAGCCGTCGAAACAAAAAACAGGCTACCCTTTTTGGGTGGCCTGTTTTTTGTTTTACTACGTCCGGTAAATACCCCGACATAAAGGGGTGCCCAGGAATCCCGGAAATAACAACGCTAGAGCCTCCTTACACCGACACTCACCGTTCATGACCATCACTCATTTGTTTTTACTGACGGCTGGCATGATTGTAGCTAGCACGTCCCATGCGCCACCAGCCTGGCTGCATCCTTCGGTAGTCGAAGCACCTTACCCTTCACTCACAGATACTTATCCGCTGGGTTTACCACCGGTCCATTTCTGCGGGGAATCCGTTCCGGTACACGAAGGCGTTATTGCCCGCCGGCTAATGTCGGCGCTGGTAAGCCGGTCGGTACACAGCCAGACGCTCTACCGTATCCGTCGGCGGGCCGCTGCTTTTTTCCCCATTATTGAACCCATTCTGGCCTACCACCAGATACCCGCCGACTTCAAGTACCTGCCACTCGTTGAAAGTGCCCTGCTGGGTTTTGCCGTATCGCCCCGTGGAGCTACCGGCTATTGGCAGTTCATGCCGGCCACCGCGCGCGAGCTGGGGTTAGTGATCCGACCAGGGTACGACGAGCGGCAGGATCTGGTAAAGTCCACGCACGCAGCCTGCCGATACCTTACCTACCTCCACAACCGGCTGGGGTCCTGGACACTGGCCGCTGCGGCCTATAACAACGGCATCGGAGCCCTGCTGGCCAATATCCGACGGCAGGGGCAACGGGACTATTATTACCTGCGACTCAATGCCGAAACGGGAAAATACCTGTACCGGATTCTGGCCTTTAAGGAGTTGTTCTCCAACTACCGGAGCTATCCGTCGCTTATTTCCGACGAACTGATGGCGATCATCAGCGAACCGATGTCCGAAGCACCGAATCAGAATACCAACGATACGGAAGCTATTCTGCCGGAAACGATCGTTGACGAGGCTGTTCAGTCAGCCATAAAAACGCCTGCGCCGGAATCGCGCAATCTGGCTAAAGGACAATCCGAGAATATTCCGCTACCCAATGCGGCCGATGTATTTCTGGGGGGCATAAAAGCCCGGCTGGTCGAGTCGGCCGATGTGATGCTGGGGCAGGTCTGGGTATTTCACCTGACCCGAAAAGGGATGGCCAATGACAAAGAGGTCGACGAAGGCGACATTCTGTATGCCGTTGTCGAAGACATCGACCGGAAGCACAATAAACTCTATCTGCGGGCCGACAAACTGTATTCACCCGCCGACAAGCAGACCTACAACCTGGCATTGGTGGCAATCGATGCATCGACCGGACGGATTGGCGTTAACCTCGCCGACATTGATCAGGTGAAGGCCGGATGGATACTAACCTGGAAGGGATTATAGGATTCCGGTCGCGCTGGCTCATATCTGAACCGTCTACTAAATAGGGCTGAACTAAACCCCCGGCGCATCTCGTTGTCTATGGGTTGTACCATCACCTGCTTATTTTGACGTTATCCACCCGTTGCCTGGCTGCCCTGATTGTGAGTTTGTTACTAACTACGCAGGGCGCATTCGCCCAGAAAAAAACGACCGTTCCCAAAGCGGGGTCGGCACGACCGTCTTCGGCGAAGGCGCGGCCCACGATGAGTCCGGCGCGGCTGCACTTTTCCGGCGAGGTTGTACCTACCGAACAGGGGGACGTATCGACCAAGCTGGCCATTGCGCTGGCGGGCAGTTCGGGCTACAGTCGGCACGTCAATGCGCTGAAAGCCCGCTCGGCGCCCTTTTTCGCCGTTATCGAGCCTATTCTGCACAAACACGGTATTCCCGACGATTTCAAGTACTTGCCCCTAATCGAGAGTGCCTGGCAGTCAAATGCGGTATCAACGGCCGGTGCGGTGGGCTACTGGCAGTTTATGGACGAAACCGCCCGCGACATGGGCTTGTCCATTAGTCCGGCCAATGACGAACGTACTGACCTCCGTAAATCGACCGAAGCGGCCAGCCGATACCTCAAGTTTCTCTACCGCAAACTGGGTTCCTGGACCCTGGTGGCTGCGGCCTACAATGGAGGAGTTGGCATGGTGGAACGCAAGATCGTGCGCTCGGGCCATCGCGACTACTACGCCATGAGCATGAACCCCGAGACGGGTTATTATCTGTACCGGATTCTGGCGATGAAAGAACTCTTCACTAACCCTGCCTATGGAGCGGGTCCTATGGGCGTCATGCTGGCGTCGGCGGGTAACCTGTATGATGCCGAGCGGGAACAGGCCCGGCGTATGGGCTGGCTCCGCGATGATGAGCCCGAACCGGAAGGCGTTCCTGTCGAATCGCTCCCCGATCCGGCCGGTGTGCGCAACGAGGCCAGTTTGATGGATAGTGTGCTGGTCGAGATTCTGAAAAGTAAACCCGCCACCCCGCCCCTATTTGTTGGCGACGTAGCGGCTAAACTCGTTCGGGCGGGCCTGCCAAAAATGGGCCAGAGTTGGGCCTTTACGCTGACCGAGGACGTCCAGATCGGGGAAGAACAACTCAGCGCCGGCGACGCGCTCTATGCCGTCGTCGACGATGTCGACAGCCGGGGAAATCTGTTCCTGCGGGCCACCAAGGCCATCACAACCAGGGCGAAGAAGACCGTTCCCCTTTCACTGCTGGCCATCAACCCGACCACGGGCCTGGCCGGCGTGCCCCGCCACAAAGCCATCAAACCCGGCTGGATCGTACAGTGGAAACTGTAATCAACGCATAAGCCCTTTTTTATACGCATCGAGGGCTCGTTGCCGCGCCATACTGTGCTCAACCATGGGTTGTGGATAGTTGAGGCTGTTGAACTCCGGTACCCACCGCCGGATGTATTCTCCCTTCGGATCGAACTTCTGCGTTTGCAGCGTTGGGTTGAACACCCGGAAATAGGGAGCGGCATCGGTTCCCGACCCGGCCGCCCACTGCCAGCCGCCATTGTTGGCCGACAAATCATAGTCGCGGAGCTTCTTTCCGAAATACGCTTCCCCCCACCGCCAGTCGATGAGCAGGTGCTTGCACAGGAAGCTGGCCGTAATCATCCGAACCCGGTTGTGCATCCAGCCGATGGTGTTGAGCTGACGCATGCCCGCATCCACAATGGGGTAACCGGTTTCACCCCGGCACCATTTGTCGAACTCTTCTTCGTTGTTGCGCCAGTCGATTCGGTCATACTCGGGCCGGAACGATCCCTTCTCAACGTGCGGGAAATGGTCGAGTACCTGAAAGTAGAAATCACGCCAGCACAGCTCGTTCAAATACGTTTTGTCGCGGGCGGCTTTGGCCTGCCTCGCCAGTTCACGGATACTGATCGTGCCGAAGCGTAAGTGTATGCTCAGTTCGCTGGTGCCGGGACGGGCCGGGAAGTCGCGGGTATCGTCATACGTATCGAGTAACGAATCGGGCACGGTACGGGGCGGAAAAGGGTAGCCCACCGGTTGAAAACCCATGTCGGCCAGCGTGGGCACGGGCGGTTCGTGGTCGAATACTTTTTTGGTTTTACAGAAATTCGTGAAGTACGTCTCGGTTGGGTACGACTTCAGGTAGAACGTGTTGAGCTTGTTATGCCAGTTACGGCTATAGGGCGTGAAAACGGTATAGGGCGAATTACTGCCCGTCAGCACTTCATCGCGCTCAAAAATCGTCTGGTCTTTACTCGTGTGGAAGCCAATACCCCCTTCGGCGAGCAGCTCCCCGATGGTTTTGTCCCGCTCTTTGGCGTACACTTCATAATCGTGGTTGGTAAATACATCCCCAACCGAATATTGGCCGGTCAGTTCACGCCATACCTCAACGGGTTTTCCGTAGCGGACAATAAGTGTCGATCCCAGCTTGGTAAGTTCGTCGCGCAGCCTGTTGATTTCCTGCACCAGAAACTCGACCCGCCGGTCGCGCTTGTCATCTAATGCATCGAGAATTTCGCGATCGAAAATAAAAACGGGTAAAACAGGACGGCCTTGTTTGAGGGCATGGTAAAGGGCTGCGTTGTCATGCAGCCGTAAGTCGCGCCGGAGCCAGACCAGCGAGATAGATTCAGCCATGAAGAGGTGGGTTGTGGTTTGTGGGCTAACCGCTGGTTGAGCGGAAAAGTTTTGGCGCAAAAAAGCCCCCTGCCGATGGATGAATGATGCATCGACAGGGGGCTTAACCGTGTAAGGTGACTACTCCGGCTGGAATCGAAGACGAACCGTGTGCAGTTCGGTGGCGTCGCTACTGTAGCCCGCCAGCTTCTTGCCGGTAAGCTGTTTGGTCAGGCTCGCGTTGATCTGTTCGTTCTGACTGAAGACTGCCAGTTGGCACAGTTCACTGTCGGCGTTTACCCGAAACTGAATAACAACGACACCCGCCCGCTGGATAGGGGTCAATGCGTCGGGAAATGAAATATAGTTGGCCAGCTGCTTTTCGAGGGCAACTTTTGGCGCTTTGGCTTTGCGGGGGCTTGTCGGCGTAGCGTAGGCCTGCGTCGCCAGGAAGCCTACCAGCGTAAGGAGAAAAATAGATTTCTTCATGACTTCAATGCTAGTAAACGTGAATACTGTGGTCTGTTCAGATCGCCCGGGCTGTGCTGCGAGCTAATGTTATGTCAATATTACTCAAATATTACGTGAATGTTATGCAATTAGTGCGAAAAGCTGAAAACTTAATATTGGAGCCGGACGATTAATGGCTGAAAAATAGAAGTGGCAGGGTAATTTGGAGGCAAAAATAGCCATTCATAGCGATTAGAGGTCTTTTTTCGTTCGTTGTCCGATTTAGATAGAGGACGGCCAATGTTAAGCCAATGTTAACAAATAGTTTTTATGAACGCATTTGGGCTCATTTAGCGGCCTGATTTTAACCCATCCGGTAGTACGGAGCGGCACCCAACACCAACATGCTCTGTCGGTCGTGTGCGTACGTGATCCAGTGTGTAGGCTCCGTTGCGGCTGGCAGCCCGAAACGTGTAGATTAACCGGTATTCGTTTATCTTTAGGACCAGCCCCCAACCCTGCATGAGATTCGTAACTACGTTATTCCTGATCATAACCAGTCTGCCCGTTATGCTCTTTGCGCAGGTTGACCCTACGCAGGTTACCATTGCCCGCGATACCTACGGCGTTCCCCACCTGTTCGCCAAAACCGACGCCGAAGTGGCGTATGGGCTGGCCTGGGCGCATGCCGAAGATGATTTCAAAACCATCCAGCTGTTGATTTTGCCCACGAAAGGCTTGCTGGGCCGGCACCTGGGCAAGCGGGGTGCCGCTGCCGACTACGTTGTCGAGCTCCTGCACGCACCCGAACTGGTTGCCGAGCAGGCAGCTACGGCGCTCTCCCCCGAGTACAGGGCGGTACTTGACGGGTATCTGCAAGGTCTGAACGACTACGCCCGGACTCACCCCCGCGACATCCTCGTGCCGGGTGCATTTCCCGTATCGGTGAACGACTACCTAAAGGCGGTTGTCCTTTCATTATCCGTTATTTCGGGGGTCGACCAGGCGTTGCAGGCCGTTCTGGGCGGTACCGTAGCACCCATCGACTTCCTGACGGCAACCGGCTCCAATGCCATTGCTGTTCACCATTCGAAAACCACTGAAGGCAAGACCTTGCTTGCGATCAACTCCCACCAACCCCTCGAAGGGCCCGTTGCGTGGTACGAAGCGCACCTGTGCAGCGAACAGGGCTGGAATATACTGGGAGGTCTGTTTCCCGGCGGCACCACCATTTTCCACGGCGTCAACGAACACCTCGGTTGGGCCCACACGGTCAACTACCAGGACAAGATCGATATCTACCAGCTCCAAACTGATAAGGCTCACCCGAAGCAGTATCGCTTCGACGGCCAGTGGCTGCCGCTGGCCGAAAAGACGGTGAAGTTGCGGGTGAAAGGTATTCCGTTTGCCATTGGCCGCAAAGCCTACTGGAGTAAATACGGTGCTACGGTTGTAACGAAGAAGGGTACGTTTGCTATCCGAACCGGGGCTAACCAGGACCTGCGCGGGATTGAACAATGGTACCGCATGAACAAAGCCCGGTCTTTTGCCGAGTTTAACCAGGCGATGCAGATGACGGCCATCCCCGGCTTCAACGTCGTCTATGCCGATCCCGACACGATCTACTACGTTACCAATGGCAAGATTCCCTACCGGGACCCGGCCTACAACTGGAGCGGTACGCTGCCAGGTAATACGTCGAAAACGCTATGGACGCAGTTCCGGCCACTCAGCGACTTCCCGCAGTACGTGAACCCACCCAGCGGTTACCTCGTCAACATGAACCATACGCCCTTCAATGCTACCGGCCCGGCCGATAATCTGAAGCCCGACCAGTTCGACAAAACGATGGGGTACGAACGGTATAACAACAATCGCAGCATCCGTTTCGGCGAACTTATCCGCCAGTATGATAAACTGAGTTACGCCGATTTCAAACGTATCAAGTATGACCGGCAGTTACCGGCCCGGCTGTCCTACGTGTCCGGTCCAGACGCCAACAACCTGTTCTCACTCAAACCGGACGACTATCCTGACATTCGGGAACTGGTCCGGACCGTAGTAAGCTGGGACCGGCAGGCCCAGGCCAATAGCCGGGGGGCTGCCGTCTTCCTGCTGTTTTATACCTACTGGAAAGACAAAGCGGGTACTATGACTAACCCGCCCCAAGTCCTGACTACCGCCGACTGCGCCGAAGGCCTCCGCTACGTCGCCCGCTACATGCGCAAGCAGTTTGGCCGTACCGATATTGTACTGGGCGACTACCAGAAACACGTCAGGGGTACGAAGGAAATACCGATCTGGGGCATTCCCGACGTAATTGCATCGATCTACGCAACACCCTATACGAAGGGCCGCGTCCGGAGCAACCAGGGCGAATCGTACATATCACTGGTAAAATTTCCCCGGACCGGCCTGCCCGAAATTGAAACCATCAACTGCTTTGGTGCCTCCAACCATCCCGATAGTCCGCACTATACCGATCAGATGGACTTGTTCGTGAACCAGAAGACAAAGCCCATGACACTGGATAAGGCAGCCGTACTGCGCGACGCCAGACGGGTGTACCATCCGGGTGAGTGACGAGGCTAGACGAGGGTGACGGTGCTCCGGCGGTATTTCTTGCGGTATTCGAGCGGGGTTAGCCCGGTAATCTGTTTGAATACTTTGCGGAAGGTTTTCACGTCGTTGTAGCCCGCGTTGTACATGAGCGACGTGACATCGTCGGTGTTTTTTTCCAGCGCCTTCTTCGCCGACTCAATCTTCACCCGTTGCAGATACTCCAGTGGCGTGTTCTGCGTCGCATTCTTAAATCGGCGGATAAAGTTCCGCTTGCTCATGTTGGTCTGCTCCGCAATTTGTTCCATCGAGATGGGCAGGTGGTAATTTGTTTCGATAAATGTCTGCGCTTTAAGGATGGCCTCATCGTCGTGTTGCCGCTGCCCCTGGAACACCACAAAGTGCGACTGGCTTACCCGATCCAGGTCGATGTTGAACATGCGGCTCACGCCAATGCTTACCTCCCGGCCGCAAAACTTCTCGATCAGGTAAAGAATCAGGTTCCAGGACAGCAGCGCACCCCCGCTCGTATAAATACCTTCCCGGTCGGTCAGCACCGCGTCGTTGAGAACGTCGACGTTTGTGTACCGGCGCTGCATATCGGCGATAGCCATCCAATGTGAGGTACAGGACTTGCCCGACAGGATTCCTGATTCGGCCAGGAAGTAGCTACCCAGTCATAAGCTCGCGACTTCGATACCTTCTTTATATTGTCGGCTGAGCCAGTTGACGATGCCTTTGTTTTTAGCCAGCGCCTGGTCAGGACTTCCGTAGAAAGCAGGAATCAGGATCAGATCGGTATGGGTGATCTCCTCCAGCGTTTTGTAACAGACAAAATGAGCGGGTACGTGTAGTTGAATTGTCTCTGCCTTTTCGCCAACGAGTTCGACCCGAAAAGCCGCTGGTTTTCCCTGCTGTTGCAGGTAGCCGTTAGTGGCAATCAATAGATCGAGTGCTCCGGAAATCGATGATAAAACGGCTTCTTCGTAAATGATCAGCGAAATGGTTTTCATGAGGTTTTAACGGGAGTAGGACGACAAAAAAGCGGGTGTACGTTGGCGCAACACCCCCCTAATATAGTCATTTCCGGCCACTATACGTCTAGGGTCAGGGCGCTAATTTTAGGTAACAAACCAACAATTTATCCGCGATTATGAACGCCCGGCATCCGGCCACACAGGCCCCAGCAAACCAGTCATCGACCCGCTTCAACCGCCTGCGCGTGTTGTACTGGACAGTAACTCTGTTCCTCTCCCTTATGCTCCTGATGGGTGGTATCACCGAGTTTATACAGCATGAATCAGGCAAAGAGATTATGCGCCACCTGGGGTATCCGGTCCACGTACTAACGCTGCTCGGCCTGGGCAAGATTCTGGCGGCCGTTACGCTCATCCAGACTCGTATTCACGTCGTGAAGGAGTGGGCCTACGCCGGTATTACGTTTAACCTGGTTGGTGCCTTTGCCGCCCGGGCCAACGCTGGTGACAGTGCCGCCCTGATTCTTTCGCCCCTAATTTTTCTAGTCGTGGTGTTTGTTTCCTACGCGCTCTGGAAACGCATCGAACCAGTGCCGGGCACAGTCGGCAGCGCGGCCTGAACAGAAAAGCCCCATCCAGCTGGGCTGAACGGGGCTTCATATCGTATGTAGTCGGAAGAAAGCCGATATCCTATACCGATTCAAGTTCACGCGGGTTCCGGCGAGTGCGGGAACGGTCGGTATGAATCCGGAGCAGAATCCGCTCTTTGATGCGCATCCAGCGCTCGTAAAGCTTCGATTCTTTCAGAAAATTCCACTTATCCTCTTTCTTTTCCTTCTTGTGTTCTTCCGGATCGTAGAGCATACCGGTACACAGGCAATGCTTCCGGCCGGTACGGGTCAGAATATCGAAATTGGCGCAGGTCTGGCACCCTTTCCAGAACGCTTCGTCGCCGGGCAGTTCGCTGAGCGTAACCGGCTGATAGCCCAGATCGGAGTTGATCTTCATCACGGCCAGACTCGTCGTGATACCAATGATCTTGGCATTCGGAAATTTCGTCCGCGACAGCTCAAAAGCTTTGGCCTTGATACGGGTGGCAATACCACTCTTGCGGTACTCGGGACGAACGATCAGACCGGAGTTGGCAACAAACTTGCCATGTTCCCAAGTCTCGACGTAGCAAAAACCAACCCATTCACCGGAAAGCGTTGTAGCCACGATGGCCTTGCCTTCCAGCATTTTTTCCATAACGTAAATGGGCGAACGCTTGGCAATGCCGGTACCCCGGGCTTTCGCGCTTTCTTCCATTTCCTGACAGATGGTTTCTGCCAGTTTGAGATGATTTTCGTTAGCGACCTGAACAATGAACTGATCGTTGACTATTTCGGGCGTGATCATTGGCGTTACTTGGGGCGGCTTCGCAGCCACAAAACGGGTCGGGTCGCCGGAGCGGACTTTTATCCGTGCTATTGTTAGAGATGAAGAAAAGGGAACTGACGGAATGATGTTGCCACGTAGGCAACCAATTTTATATAGTCCTTACGGACCTAAACCGAAATGGCGTAGTATGGAAGAAGGTCGGTATGTAAACGAGCTTGGCCATGGTTTGTTGCGCAGAAAACGCGGACAATGTTAGAGAGATTATCCGGGTTGTGCAATAGAGTAAACGCTTTTTTTACGCGATAGTTCGCAAACAGACTAAACATAATCATTCGTCAGTTCGTACAGCTGTTGGCACTGAACACAACGTATGCTTCCGGCTTCCCCTTCCTTTCTTTCCGCATTGACACTTAGTCGAAGCCGCCCCCTGCGCTACGGGGTATTTTTCTACCTCTATCTCATGCAGGGGGTGCCGGCAGGATTTTATCTAACGGCGCTCAGCAACTACTTCACAGCCAAGGGTGTGCAACCTAACAGAGTCGGCGCGTTCATTGCCATTATCGGGCTGCCCTGGGCGTTTCAGTTCATCTGGGGACCGGTCATTGACCGCTTTCAGCACTCAGCCATGGGACGCCGAAAGCCCTGGGTCGTAGGGTCGCAGTTGATGACCGTACTGGCCTCCGGCAGCCTGTTGCTCGTGCAGAATCCGGTTGCCGAGATCAACACCCTGGCCTGGCTTTTCTGCCTGCGCAGTGTCTTTGCCGCCATTCAGGATGCGGGGGTCGATGCGATGGCTATTACCATCATTCCTGAAGACGAACGCGGACGGGTAAACGCCTGTATGCGGGCGGGCTATCTGATTGGTACCGGGCTGGGCGCGGCTGTTTTTGCGACGGTACTGCGCGACTACGGATTTCATACCGCAGCCCTTATCCAGATTGGTTTCCTGCTAACGGGTGTCGTACTGATGTTCGTTATTCGTGAGCAGCCCCATGACCGCCTTCTGCCGTCGTTTGGCAACAGGAGAATGGATCACCCCGTGCAGGCCGTACCAGACCGGGTCATGCCTTCGCAGCCCGATCCTGACTTTCGCTGGCTCTTCACTGAACTCTTCCGGGGGTTATTTGCCCGGCGTAGTCTATTGCTGTTCGGGCCTATTCTGCTCGCCTATACCAGCAATTCGTTATTTGCGCGGGCGTATAACCACCACCTCATTTACGAGCTTGGGTGGTCGGATACTGATTTGTCGGTGCTGACGGGTACCTACGGCATGATCGTCGCGACGGGGATTGCTCTGACGGGTGGATACCTTGCCGACCGGATCGGGTCACGACGGATGCTGGTGATTATGCTGAGCGTGGTAGCCGTTTATTTGATCGGGTTCAACCTGCTGGCGTCAACCTGGATTCAGCATGAAGTAGCCCAAACGGGTTTGGTGGCGCTCTATTTTATGGACCCGGCCGTGAGCGCGGCTGCCATGCCCGTGCTGATGGGTATCTGCCGCAAGGGGGTCGAAGGGTCGCAGTTCACTACGTATATGGCTTTCGTGAACCTGTGCGACATTGCGGGGACTTTCTTTGCCGGCAACGCCCTGTTGTACCTGACAGCGCCGACCATTGGGCTGGCCGCCGGGCTTCTGGCGGTGCTGGCTACGTTCGTGGCGCTGTTTACCATCCGGCATTACCGAGCCACCGGTCGCTAATCAACCGCTGGCGGTTCAACACGTTACGGCACCGAATTCGGGCGCGTTTTGTAGCTTGCAGTCTGCATTTATCCCCGCCGTCATGCATACCCTGCGCCGAACTATGTACCGCGTCCTCGAAACCTCATCGGGTAAACGAAGGGGCGTGAGCCTGGTGTTCAACGTCATCCTCATCACCATTATCACCCTCAATGCCATTGCCATCGTGCTCCATACCGTACCGGAGTATGACCGGCAGTACAAACGGCTTTTTTCCGAATTCGAGTTCTTCTCCGTGATCTTTTTCACCATCGAATACCTGCTGCGGATCTGGGTCTGCGTCGAAAACGAGAAATACCGTCACTGGTTCTGGGGGCGGGTTCGCTACCTGGTTTCAGCCTCGTCCATCATCGACTTTCTGGCCATTTTCCCGTTCTATTTCACGCTCTTCGCCACCGACCTGGCCATTGTCCGGATATTGCGGTTATTCCGCATCTTCCGGCTGTTCCGCATCTCCCGCTACTCTCACGCGTTCCGGCTGATTCAGCGGGTTGTGACCGA is a window from the Spirosoma rigui genome containing:
- a CDS encoding lytic transglycosylase domain-containing protein produces the protein MTITHLFLLTAGMIVASTSHAPPAWLHPSVVEAPYPSLTDTYPLGLPPVHFCGESVPVHEGVIARRLMSALVSRSVHSQTLYRIRRRAAAFFPIIEPILAYHQIPADFKYLPLVESALLGFAVSPRGATGYWQFMPATARELGLVIRPGYDERQDLVKSTHAACRYLTYLHNRLGSWTLAAAAYNNGIGALLANIRRQGQRDYYYLRLNAETGKYLYRILAFKELFSNYRSYPSLISDELMAIISEPMSEAPNQNTNDTEAILPETIVDEAVQSAIKTPAPESRNLAKGQSENIPLPNAADVFLGGIKARLVESADVMLGQVWVFHLTRKGMANDKEVDEGDILYAVVEDIDRKHNKLYLRADKLYSPADKQTYNLALVAIDASTGRIGVNLADIDQVKAGWILTWKGL
- a CDS encoding GlxA family transcriptional regulator, which produces MAIADMQRRYTNVDVLNDAVLTDREGIYTSGGALLSWNLILYLIEKFCGREVSIGVSRMFNIDLDRVSQSHFVVFQGQRQHDDEAILKAQTFIETNYHLPISMEQIAEQTNMSKRNFIRRFKNATQNTPLEYLQRVKIESAKKALEKNTDDVTSLMYNAGYNDVKTFRKVFKQITGLTPLEYRKKYRRSTVTLV
- a CDS encoding lytic transglycosylase domain-containing protein — protein: MTLSTRCLAALIVSLLLTTQGAFAQKKTTVPKAGSARPSSAKARPTMSPARLHFSGEVVPTEQGDVSTKLAIALAGSSGYSRHVNALKARSAPFFAVIEPILHKHGIPDDFKYLPLIESAWQSNAVSTAGAVGYWQFMDETARDMGLSISPANDERTDLRKSTEAASRYLKFLYRKLGSWTLVAAAYNGGVGMVERKIVRSGHRDYYAMSMNPETGYYLYRILAMKELFTNPAYGAGPMGVMLASAGNLYDAEREQARRMGWLRDDEPEPEGVPVESLPDPAGVRNEASLMDSVLVEILKSKPATPPLFVGDVAAKLVRAGLPKMGQSWAFTLTEDVQIGEEQLSAGDALYAVVDDVDSRGNLFLRATKAITTRAKKTVPLSLLAINPTTGLAGVPRHKAIKPGWIVQWKL
- a CDS encoding penicillin acylase family protein, which codes for MRFVTTLFLIITSLPVMLFAQVDPTQVTIARDTYGVPHLFAKTDAEVAYGLAWAHAEDDFKTIQLLILPTKGLLGRHLGKRGAAADYVVELLHAPELVAEQAATALSPEYRAVLDGYLQGLNDYARTHPRDILVPGAFPVSVNDYLKAVVLSLSVISGVDQALQAVLGGTVAPIDFLTATGSNAIAVHHSKTTEGKTLLAINSHQPLEGPVAWYEAHLCSEQGWNILGGLFPGGTTIFHGVNEHLGWAHTVNYQDKIDIYQLQTDKAHPKQYRFDGQWLPLAEKTVKLRVKGIPFAIGRKAYWSKYGATVVTKKGTFAIRTGANQDLRGIEQWYRMNKARSFAEFNQAMQMTAIPGFNVVYADPDTIYYVTNGKIPYRDPAYNWSGTLPGNTSKTLWTQFRPLSDFPQYVNPPSGYLVNMNHTPFNATGPADNLKPDQFDKTMGYERYNNNRSIRFGELIRQYDKLSYADFKRIKYDRQLPARLSYVSGPDANNLFSLKPDDYPDIRELVRTVVSWDRQAQANSRGAAVFLLFYTYWKDKAGTMTNPPQVLTTADCAEGLRYVARYMRKQFGRTDIVLGDYQKHVRGTKEIPIWGIPDVIASIYATPYTKGRVRSNQGESYISLVKFPRTGLPEIETINCFGASNHPDSPHYTDQMDLFVNQKTKPMTLDKAAVLRDARRVYHPGE
- a CDS encoding lytic transglycosylase domain-containing protein yields the protein MAAIKPVVALSAPGLAAFGIDTSRTLSSQNSLDNPSLLVVDSTKRVFPIYFCGEEVPVDEPRVSRRWLQTLRTYGAQQECLFDLRRRASTFFPIIDPILRKYKIPRDFRFMPLAESALINDCVSPRGASGYWQLMPGTARELGLTVNGDVDERYNLQKATVAVCRYLHQLYRQLGSWTLVAAAYNGGITHVQNRMQQQGQTNYYRLRLHRETSHYLFRILAYKELLSNSRQYAVLLRGSTIEQLTKPLPTWNKPLALSKKIKDSPTVELVDDDYTDPTWGPRPNTTLTKTPSDTQQLIAQATSAAAPPDAPAADLEKQRTGLPIRKLMMGLMVLRFRRPRFLPKKEKGGTRPLHFWDWL
- a CDS encoding cryptochrome/photolyase family protein, producing the protein MAESISLVWLRRDLRLHDNAALYHALKQGRPVLPVFIFDREILDALDDKRDRRVEFLVQEINRLRDELTKLGSTLIVRYGKPVEVWRELTGQYSVGDVFTNHDYEVYAKERDKTIGELLAEGGIGFHTSKDQTIFERDEVLTGSNSPYTVFTPYSRNWHNKLNTFYLKSYPTETYFTNFCKTKKVFDHEPPVPTLADMGFQPVGYPFPPRTVPDSLLDTYDDTRDFPARPGTSELSIHLRFGTISIRELARQAKAARDKTYLNELCWRDFYFQVLDHFPHVEKGSFRPEYDRIDWRNNEEEFDKWCRGETGYPIVDAGMRQLNTIGWMHNRVRMITASFLCKHLLIDWRWGEAYFGKKLRDYDLSANNGGWQWAAGSGTDAAPYFRVFNPTLQTQKFDPKGEYIRRWVPEFNSLNYPQPMVEHSMARQRALDAYKKGLMR
- a CDS encoding DoxX family protein; the encoded protein is MNARHPATQAPANQSSTRFNRLRVLYWTVTLFLSLMLLMGGITEFIQHESGKEIMRHLGYPVHVLTLLGLGKILAAVTLIQTRIHVVKEWAYAGITFNLVGAFAARANAGDSAALILSPLIFLVVVFVSYALWKRIEPVPGTVGSAA
- a CDS encoding type 1 glutamine amidotransferase family protein → MKTISLIIYEEAVLSSISGALDLLIATNGYLQQQGKPAAFRVELVGEKAETIQLHVPAHFVCYKTLEEITHTDLILIPAFYGSPDQALAKNKGIVNWLSRQYKEGIEVASL